Genomic DNA from Hymenobacter sp. BRD128:
GCGGCGGCGGGCTTCTGGCTCATAAAAGTGAGGGGGTTAAGTGGCGTTGTTAACAGGTTAAAGATACGAACCTTTTTGCATATTATACGCGTATTTAATACATAATGATGCCCGTAAAAAGCTTTATTTCGTCCCGGCGGCATTTTCTCCCCACTGCCCAACTTACTTGGCTTGATTCCGCAGGTGCTATACTTGCGCTACGGTACTTTTTCCTTCTCCCCACTCACCGGGTGGCTGGCCGTAGGAGGTGGGCCATACGGTAAAGCCCCGGCTGTTCGCACAGCCGGGGCTTTTTTTGGCAGCAGGGATGGGAGGGGGGGGGTAGTACGCAGCACCGCAGCGGCTGCGCAGCCCCGGACAGCCCGGCCCGCCGGGGCTGCGCCCCGAACCTTCGCTACGCGTTTACGGGCCCCAGGCTAGAGCTGGGCATTCGGCTGCCGCGCAGCCGCGACCGCCTGCGGCTGCGGGTCAGCTGGTTTGATGCGCCAAGCTTCCAGATTCGTGAAGTAGGTAGTCGTACCCTCTTTGCTAAACATGCGGCCGCGCAGGTTGAATTCGACCTTAATTTCTGTGCCGACGGCAAAGGAGTCCAGCAGGGAGGTTTTATCCTGCACCAGCTGAAACTTAATGTGCTCGGGGTACTGGCCCCCGAGGTCAAGCACAAATTCGCGTTTGCGAAATTTATCGCTTACCTGCTGCTCGGCCAGGACTTCGTGTAAGCGGCCGGTAATCTCGAACTGGTTTTTATTCTGGTGCTGGCTCATGGGTTGAAAAATGGTGATAAAGAAGGGGAAGTGGGGAAAAAATGCCGGGATTTAGTGACCGGCCTCGACGCCGGCGGCGCGGGCGGGGCTTGCCCCGGCGCGTTCGAGGGTGGCCGCGGCTTGGTTGCGCTGGGGAATGTCGGCCGGGTGCTCATATACCGCGCCACCGGTGCCGGGCACGGCGTTGAGCTGCTTGTTAATGGCCACGATGCTGGGCTCATCCGTGCGGTAGCTCACCAGCATCTCACTGTGCCGAATGCCTTTCTCATCGACCGTGGAGCTGATGGTGCCTACTTTGGCGCCCGCGCCTTCGAGGTTTTCCTTCACGCCTTCCGCCTTGCCCCGGGCCTGGGCACCGGCTGGCTGGGCCACCTCGTCAATCTGTACCACGGCCAGCTTTTCCTCCCCGCGCGCATTGTAGGCGGGGGCGGCCAGCGGTGCCGGTGCCCCCGTCTCGCGGTCGGGCACGCGCACGGCGGCCTCGCTGGGCGGGTTCAGGGCGGCGTGCAGCTGGCGGGCGCTTTCGGTGCGCTCGTTTTCCTGCACCTTCACCCCGGGCTGGTGGCTGAACTCGTCGAGCGTGCGGCTGAGCACGTTGACGCCCGGCTGCTGAAGGTCGTAGCGGTACTCCAGCACGCGGGCGCTGCCGGGGGCGGCCAGGCCGGGCTGTTCCAGCACGGTAGCTCCGCGCTGCTCCAGGCTCAGGCGAATATCCTTGGCGTAGGCCTCCGGGTTCGCCTGCCCCTCGACCGGAACCACCCGAATCAGGCCGCTGGCCTCGCGCACGCCCTCGCGGGCCAGCAGCTCCCGCGTAACGGGGGCGACCTCGGCCGTCGCGCTGGTGCGCAGCTGCTGCAAGCGCTGGTCGCGGTCTTCCTGATACTCCTTGATGAAGATGTTCGGCTGGCTGCCCAGCTTATCCAGGGTGTGGGTCAGCTCGCCGAGGTCGCGCTGGCCCAGATGATACGCCACCCGCACCTCCGCCACCGCCAGCGGCGACTGGGAGGCGACCGGCAGCACCGGCCCGACGGTCGCAAAAGAAGCCGCCAGTAATTCCTGGCGCATCTTTTCGGCGCCCGGATGCTGGCCATCGCCGCGCGGCGGCTCGGCAAACTGAATGGCAATCATTTTTTCCGCCGCCGCGCCGCTTTCCACCGTGCGCGGTGGTAAGCCCATCTGGGTCGGCGCGCTTTCGCCGCCCAGCCATTCGCGGGTAGCCGGGAGTGGCAGTTCATAAGCCAGCGGGCCGGCCGGGCGCTGCGTCTCGCTCCCTACCCCCCGGCCGGCCTCCGCTTCGAGGGCGGGCCGGCGACTTACCTCATCGGCCCGGTCGAGCGCATCGAGCGGGCGCTCAAAGCTGCGCACCAGGCCCGGTGTTTGCTGCGCTTCGCGAATTGCGTCGTGCACGGCCGGCAGGCTCCGGCCGTTCAGGTGATACGCCACGCGAAGCTCGTGGTCATTTTCGCCGGCCTCCGCCCGCAGGGCCTGGCCGGGGCGGGCCACCGGCAGCGCGGGGCCGACGTGGATATCCTCGTGGCCCCCGCTGGCCAGCAGCTGCTGCCTGACCTGGGCGGCGGCGTCTGCGCTGGGCAGGCGCAGCACCAGGTACTTTTCCGCGTTGCCGCTGTAGTCGGGCGGCAGCACGGCGCCGCCGTAAAAGCCGGTCGCCCAGGACTTGGCATCTACGCTGATTTCCGCGCTCTGCACCTGCTGCTGCAAGCTGCGACGCACCTCCGCCTCCACGTTGGTAGCGGGTCGCAGCGCCTGAAGCTGGTCCTCGGTGAGCTGCGTGCCATCCGTGGCGCGCCTGGCGAATACGTCGTTGATTTCGAGGCCCGTCACCACGCGCTCAAAGTTGGGCTTGGGTGGGTTGGGCTCCCCCACTTGCTGGGTGCCGAATACCTTGGTTTCGGCGCCCATCATCCCATCGCCCACGACGCGGGCCTGCTCCAGCACCTGGGCGCGGTCGCGCACCACGGCCTGTTCCGTGATAACCGCCTCCCCGCTGGCCAGCACCTGGCCGCTCACGCGGGCGCGCCCACTTACCTCCGCCTGTTGCTCGATGATGGCCTGGCCGCTCACGCGGGCGCTGTCCGTCACGTGCGCCTGGTCGGTGAGCACAGCCCCGTCGAGCACCACGGCGTGCTTACTCACGCGGGCGTCGCCGCTCAGGTGCGCCCCGCCCGCCACGATGGCAAAGTCCTCGAGGCGCACGTTGCCCTCCAGCACGGCCTTGCCCGACACGCGGGCGTCCGGCCCTACGTATACCGAGGCATCCACGCTGGCGGTGGATTGCACCATGCCCCCGCCGTTGGGGTGGGGCGCATACTCGGCCTTGGTGGAGGGCTGTACGGCCAGGTCCAGGGGCCATTGCTCCTGAAACGCCTTCGCGTTCAGCGACTCGGGCCGCAGGGCCCCGTGGCGGTCGAGCAGCAGGGTTTGGCCACCCTCGTTCGTGCTTTCCAATACCTTTTGCACGTCAGCCGGCCGCCCCCCTCCGCGGCGGGGGGGTAGGCCAGGTGCAGCACCTGGTACTCGGCGCGCGGCGAACTGGTGCCGTCCATGTAATGAATGGCGCGGGTTTCGCCCGTCAGGCCCAGCTGGGTTTTAGCCCCGGCTTCCTCCAGAGCCTGCCGCAGGCGCTCGGCGGGCTCGCCCCGCTCGATTACCACCGTCAGCGTGTTCCACTCCTTGGGGGCAATTTCGGGGGCCTCCCGCTCGCCGTAGGGCAGGCGCTGCACCTGCTGGCCCAGCGTTTCCTTAATCAGGTCGGTTTGCTCCGGCGACCAGCGCTGCGCCGGCTTTTCGAGCAGCTGCGCCAGCGCCTCGTTGCGCTCGGTGATGATGCCGGGTTCCTGGTAGAGCAGCACCTGGCGCTCCGGGCCGACGGCTTGCAGCGCCTCGTGAATGCGGGGCAGCTCGGGCTGGTCAATGCGGTAGCCGGCTTCCACCTTGGCCATGCCGCTGCCCGTTTCGACGGGGCCGACGCGCATGCCCAGCTCGCGCAGCTCCTGGCTGACGTCGCGCAGCTCGGTTTGACTTTCGACGCTGGTGCCGGGTTTACTTAGCTCGACGTAGCGGCCGGCCTCGGCCAGGCGTCCCTGAGTTTCGAGCATCACGCTCGCCTCGTACTCGCGGGTGGCGCGCACGACGGGGAATTCAATCACCGTCGCCTGCTCATCGGTGCGAATGTCGCGCAGCTGGCTGGCAATCACCGGTAGCTCGGGCTGGTCGGTGCGATAGCTTACCTCGAAGCTGTGCTTGGCCGCGACGAAATCCGCGAAGCCGGGCTCGGTGCGCACCTCGCTGACGCCCGCCCCGGCCTCGGCCAGCGAGAGGCGCGCCGCCCGGGCCGTAGCCAGGTTATCATCGCCCTCGAAGGAGACGATAGCCCGCTGCAACGTCAGGGGCTCCTCGCGCGCGGGGAGAACCAGGGGCTGCGCCTCGGCCTGTTCGCCGTAGTAAGCGGCGCGGCTGGCCGGCTGCTGGGCTTCGCTGACGCTTACGCCCGGCTCCTGCTTGAGAATGTCCAGGGTTCGGCTCAGGCTGGCCGCTTCGGGCTGGTCACGCTTAAAGCTCACCAGCAAATCCGTTTCCTGGGTGCCGGCGCTGCTGATGGGGGTGTTGCCGTTCACGAGCACCTGGGCGCCGCCCGCCTCGAGCGTAGCCCGCAGCTGCTGCGCGTAGGCCGCCTCGGGGAAGGTGGGGCCTTCGGGTCGGGGTGCGGGCTCCTGCACGTACACGTTGGCCAGCAGCACCTCGCGCAGGGCCGGGGCCTCCACTACCGGGCCCGGGGGCACGTCAGCAGTCAGCGAAGCGCGCATTTCCCCCGCCACGGCGCCGCCAATAAAGGCGCCAATAGCTTTCTCCTCCTGCTCGCGCCGGCGTTGGGCTTCCGGGCTGTTGGCTTCGCGCTCGCGCGCGGCGGCCTGGGCCTCCTGCTGGCGCTGCTCTTCCTGCTGGCGCCGGGCCTCGTTTTCCTGCTGCTGCTTGAGCAGCTTTTCTTCCAGGTACTGGCGCTGCTGGGCCTCGGCGAACGCCTGAATCTCGGCGGCGCTTTTGCCGGCGACCGTCAGGGCCAGGTCCTGGTTGTAGTCCTTGGTAATCGGCGCCTCAAACTTAATAAACTCGCCGGCCTGGCGCTCGGCTGCCGGGAGCCTGGCCTCGCGCTGCTGGTGCAGGTACTGGGCCAGCTCCAGCAGGTGCGCCGCGTCGCTGAGCGGGGCCACTACGCGGGCTACCGACTGCTGCGAGCTGGTTCGCAGCACTTCGAGCCGTAAGCTGGCTTCCTCGCCGGTGCGGTTCTGGCCGGCGTTAATGGCCTCGACCCGCTGGCCCAGCTCGGCCAGGGCCGTGCGTCCCTCGTGGGCCTTCTCGGTGCTGAACTCAACCTTAATCTTGTTGTGATACTTGCCCTCCGTCGTGGCGTGCCACTCCACGGGGCGGCTGCTCCCCTCGGGTACTTCCAGGGCGCCGACCTGGCTCATTTTGCGGGCGGGGCTCAGGTCGTTGAGGTAATTGATGTTGTAGCGCACGCCGCTGGGGTCGCGGTCGTTGGCCAGGGCCACTTCGCGGGGCTGCTGGCGGTCGATGATGCGCTGAATCAGCTCCGCCTGCTTTTCGGTGGGCGTGCCCCCGGTGGCCACGTACAGGGTATTCGGGCTGCCGGCGCGGTGGTTGAGCTGGTGGTAGCTTAGCGAGTCGATGGGACTCTCCGACACCACGATGCGGTCCACCTTCGTGTTCGGGCCTTCCGTGGGCTTGGACACCCAGACGCCCTCTTTCGGCATGCCCTCAATGAAGCGGTCCCACTTCGGCGCCCCGGGTTCCTGATTTTTCGAGCTGACCTGGGCAATGCCCGTCTCGTTGTAGTACGGGAAGGCCGTGTTGTGGTGCTTATTCTCCTGCGAGGTGAAAATCCGCTGCTGAAAAGCCGGGTTATCAATCGTTTCGTTGGTAATGTGGCGGCTGTGCAGGTAGCTGCGGTCGGTCAGGCCGCGGTCGGCGCCGAGCACCTGGCGAATCAAGGCCTCGCGGCGCTCTTCCTCCGAGCCGGACAACGGCAGCGCCGGGGCCTGCTGACGCTCCGGAAACTGGAGGGGAACCGGGCGGGCGGCCACCTCGGGGCCGACTTCGCCCAAATAAGTCCGGAGTTCCTTACGGACTTCGCCCAGGTTGAGGCCCGGCCCATTCCGGCCTTCTCCCCGCGCCTGGGCGAATTCGATAATGGTTCCCGCATCGCGCTCGTCGTGCAGGTTTTTGTAGAGCGGGTACTCCTGGCCCTTGCCGGAGCTGACCAGGAGCTTTTCGCCGCCCTTCTCCAAATTATGCCACTGGCCGTTTTTGCCTTCGGCCGTGACGGTGTAGCCGTGGCGCTCGGTGGCGTAACGGACTAAATCAATGTCGCGCTTGAAATGGTCCAGCTCGAAATTGTCATTCTCGCGCCGCGGCTGCGGGGCTGTCTGTGGGGGAGGTGTTCTCATACTCCGTGAGTTGATGGTGGAACGCGGTATAGGCTTCCGCACCCCCCTGGAATATGAATTCATGCGTCGATTTCCCCCCCGGGAAACACGGATTACCTCGGTTGGAAAGTTGAGCTTTTCCAGCACTTTCTGCGCTTGCAGCGGGGCGGGGCGCCGCAACGTGTTGTTGCGCAGAGAAATGAGCGTCGGGTAATTGAACTCGTGCTCCTGGGCCCAGCTCTTGAGCTGGCCGTGGGGAAATCGCTTGAAGGCTAACTGAATAAAGCGCAGGGCTTTTTCATAGTCAACCGTCAAGTCCGGGTCTTGGAAAACCCGGTTGAATTGGTTGGTAGGGGTGTGGGACATCAGCGGGAGTAAGGTTGGAAAGGACGGTAGGTGTGCGTTCACTTGGACAAATTTTGTAAAAATTACCCGAAAATTTCGATTTGTCTAGTTAGCCTGCCTTCCGCAACCGGACTTCCTGCGATGAGAACCAAAAGTACTACCATTTGAACAAACTTTTTTGAAACTTTGATTAGTTTCGACTAAGTTTGTCTTGTTGGTATTACTTTTAGCGCTTCTCTCATGGCTTCTGGCCCCCTTTTGCTGCTGGTAGGGGTCCTGCTGCTGCTCGCGGCGGGGGGCTTCTGGGTAATTCGGCTGCACCAGGAGCAGGCCGAATTACCGCTGCCCGTGGGTTTACCCGTCGGGCAGAATCATCACACGGTAGGAGAGTTTCACTACGTGCTCTCCGACTACCTCGACCAGAAAAAACAGCTGCGCGACAAGCAGCACGCCGAGGAGCACGCCCTGCGCATCGAGCGTCTGCGCCACCACGAGCAGTTCACCCAGCACCAGACCGAGCTGGCGGCCGAGCAGGCCCGGGACCAGGCGGCGTGGGAAGACAATAAGGAAGCTATCGCGCAGTGGCTGGCGCAGCAGCAGCAGGCCGACGCCGCGCTCAACCCGGCCCCGCCGAGCCCGCCCGCGCCGCCCGACTTCCAGGAGGGCAGCCTGACGCCGGCCCGCCGGCGCAAGGCCATTTTTCAGCAACTCACGGCCGCGCCCGAAGCGCTGGCCGCCTAAGACTTTGGCTTTCCGGGCCTAGCCAACCCACTCACTCACTCCCTTTTTTCTTTTTTTATGTTTACCTCTCCTTTTAAAGCAAGCGGCCTGGGTCGCTTCGCTACCGACCTGGCCGAGGCCGGGCGCGACAAAGCCGGCGAGCTGCTGCTCCAAGCCCAGGGCACGGCGCAGCGCCTGCCGCTGCTCAACCCGCGCACGCGCGGCGAGAAACTGCTGGCCCTGCTGCTGGTCATGATGATTAGCGCCCAGGAAGCCAATGCCCAGGCCGGTACCACGATTGTGGACCAGCTCAAGAACATCCGCACGCTGATTTACAACATCGTCAACGTGCTGTTTATCGTGTTTCTCTCGGTCGCGCTGATTCGCACGGCCAAGAAATTCATGTCGGGTGAGCCCGATGCCATGAGCAGCATCGGCTGGCTTATCGGCGGGGTGCTGCTGTGGTTTGGCTTCACTTACTTCAAGAAGGATATCCAGGGTAGCATGACCAGCTCGGCTGGTGGTGGTTTGGGTGGCCAGGACGGTCAGTAAGCCGCGACCCTCGTTGTCCAATGCGCTCATTTAAAAGCATTGAACGACCGGCCCAAATCCTCGGAATGAATCTGATGGATTTGGGCCTTGTCGTTGCTCTTTTGATTGGCGGGGTGATGCTGCTGGGGATTGCCAGCACGCTCGTCATGGTCCCCCGCTTCCTCTACACGCTGGTATTAGTCGCCGCCCTCGGGATGTTTTTCGCCCTGCGCTGGATGGCTAAAAACCGCCCCCCGGCTACCTCATGGGTTTTATCTCCTTCCATCTGGTGCAGCCCCGCCGCATTTCGCTGGGTGTCCCGTGCACCACTTCTCCCCCCCTGTCACGCATGTTCCTAGCCAGAAGCAAAACCGAAGCATTCGACACGGTTAACCCGGTCTATGCTATTGAGGACGATAAAGTAATTTTTAAGGATGGGCGCGTGGGTATCGGGTTTCTCGTCCACAGCCCGGAGATGGAAAGCTGGAGCCGACCGCTCTACGAGCAGGCGCAGACAACGCTGGCCGGCCTGCTCAAGCACCTGCCGGCCCACACCATCATTCAGAAGACCGACGTGTATTACCACGGCGCTTCCATTGCGGTGGAACCGGAAGATAAATTCTTTACCACCCGGCAAAAGCAGAAATTTCTCGACCAGCAGGTGCTGCACCACAAAAGCTACCTGTTTCTGAGCTTTGCGCCGG
This window encodes:
- a CDS encoding DUF3127 domain-containing protein yields the protein MSQHQNKNQFEITGRLHEVLAEQQVSDKFRKREFVLDLGGQYPEHIKFQLVQDKTSLLDSFAVGTEIKVEFNLRGRMFSKEGTTTYFTNLEAWRIKPADPQPQAVAAARQPNAQL
- a CDS encoding toprim domain-containing protein, which gives rise to MSHTPTNQFNRVFQDPDLTVDYEKALRFIQLAFKRFPHGQLKSWAQEHEFNYPTLISLRNNTLRRPAPLQAQKVLEKLNFPTEVIRVSRGGNRRMNSYSRGVRKPIPRSTINSRSMRTPPPQTAPQPRRENDNFELDHFKRDIDLVRYATERHGYTVTAEGKNGQWHNLEKGGEKLLVSSGKGQEYPLYKNLHDERDAGTIIEFAQARGEGRNGPGLNLGEVRKELRTYLGEVGPEVAARPVPLQFPERQQAPALPLSGSEEERREALIRQVLGADRGLTDRSYLHSRHITNETIDNPAFQQRIFTSQENKHHNTAFPYYNETGIAQVSSKNQEPGAPKWDRFIEGMPKEGVWVSKPTEGPNTKVDRIVVSESPIDSLSYHQLNHRAGSPNTLYVATGGTPTEKQAELIQRIIDRQQPREVALANDRDPSGVRYNINYLNDLSPARKMSQVGALEVPEGSSRPVEWHATTEGKYHNKIKVEFSTEKAHEGRTALAELGQRVEAINAGQNRTGEEASLRLEVLRTSSQQSVARVVAPLSDAAHLLELAQYLHQQREARLPAAERQAGEFIKFEAPITKDYNQDLALTVAGKSAAEIQAFAEAQQRQYLEEKLLKQQQENEARRQQEEQRQQEAQAAAREREANSPEAQRRREQEEKAIGAFIGGAVAGEMRASLTADVPPGPVVEAPALREVLLANVYVQEPAPRPEGPTFPEAAYAQQLRATLEAGGAQVLVNGNTPISSAGTQETDLLVSFKRDQPEAASLSRTLDILKQEPGVSVSEAQQPASRAAYYGEQAEAQPLVLPAREEPLTLQRAIVSFEGDDNLATARAARLSLAEAGAGVSEVRTEPGFADFVAAKHSFEVSYRTDQPELPVIASQLRDIRTDEQATVIEFPVVRATREYEASVMLETQGRLAEAGRYVELSKPGTSVESQTELRDVSQELRELGMRVGPVETGSGMAKVEAGYRIDQPELPRIHEALQAVGPERQVLLYQEPGIITERNEALAQLLEKPAQRWSPEQTDLIKETLGQQVQRLPYGEREAPEIAPKEWNTLTVVIERGEPAERLRQALEEAGAKTQLGLTGETRAIHYMDGTSSPRAEYQVLHLAYPPAAEGGGRLTCKRYWKARTRVAKPCCSTATGPCGPSR